In a single window of the Thermoplasmatales archaeon genome:
- the kdpF gene encoding K(+)-transporting ATPase subunit F, with protein MIVAYLALGLIVFGLVIYLLYAIIGAEKF; from the coding sequence ATGATTGTAGCCTACCTCGCATTGGGCCTTATAGTATTTGGCCTTGTAATATACCTTCTCTATGCAATAATCGGAGCTGAGAAATTTTGA
- a CDS encoding tRNA uridine(34) 5-carboxymethylaminomethyl modification radical SAM/GNAT enzyme Elp3: MEFYELIASEINSSELIDSSTLQKRKLELSRELGLDHVPSNSEILASGLIDKDKRETLRIKPTRTMSGVAVVAAMTSPERCPHGKCIFCPGGVDNNSPQSYTGYEPSALRGRANNYDPYNIVFNRLKQLETIGHDTSKVDLIIMGGTFTARNLDYQTMFVKGSIDAMNKFISPSLEYSIASNETASRRCIGLTVETKPDWFFEREIDFSLSYGTTKVELGVQILSDKILRENGRGHGIQEIIRSSALSRDAGLKIVYHLMPGMYGSSPNEDRRSFDLMVSDPDYKPDMLKIYPTLVVKGTSLYRLWKLGRYTPLDTEETVDLIAYFMKNMPPWIRVQRMQRDIPVKFIEAGVKRSDLRNLVMDRLREEGIKTWEIRTREIGHKRSMVKYMQITRHDYEASNGKEIFLSIEDEEHIYGYLRLRIPSENAHRQEVRDSSIVREIKVLGDVVPIGLHEEEQWQHHGFGTNLMKEAERISREEFGRMRVLVISGIGAREYFRKLGYERLGPYMAKDVPELM; the protein is encoded by the coding sequence GTGGAGTTTTACGAGCTTATAGCTTCCGAGATAAACAGCTCGGAATTGATCGATAGCAGTACACTGCAAAAACGGAAACTGGAGCTTTCAAGGGAATTGGGTCTTGATCACGTTCCGAGTAATTCCGAGATACTTGCTTCCGGATTGATTGATAAAGATAAAAGAGAAACTTTGAGAATTAAGCCAACTAGAACTATGTCCGGTGTGGCAGTGGTAGCGGCGATGACATCACCTGAAAGATGCCCTCATGGCAAATGTATTTTCTGTCCGGGTGGGGTAGACAATAATTCTCCACAATCTTATACCGGGTATGAACCGTCTGCCTTGCGCGGGAGAGCCAACAATTATGATCCCTATAACATAGTTTTTAACCGATTAAAGCAACTGGAAACTATTGGCCACGATACTAGTAAGGTTGATCTTATCATAATGGGCGGTACTTTCACTGCCCGAAACCTTGATTACCAAACTATGTTTGTTAAGGGTTCTATTGATGCTATGAATAAATTCATTTCACCCAGTCTTGAGTATTCTATAGCAAGTAACGAAACGGCCTCCAGAAGATGTATCGGCCTCACAGTAGAAACAAAACCTGATTGGTTTTTTGAAAGAGAGATTGATTTTTCACTCTCCTACGGTACTACAAAGGTAGAGCTTGGAGTACAGATTCTCAGTGATAAGATACTTAGGGAAAATGGAAGGGGGCATGGCATTCAGGAAATCATAAGGTCTTCTGCCCTCTCCAGAGACGCTGGTCTTAAGATAGTCTATCATCTCATGCCAGGAATGTATGGTTCTAGTCCGAACGAAGATAGACGAAGTTTTGACCTGATGGTGTCCGATCCAGATTATAAGCCTGACATGCTTAAAATATACCCCACACTCGTGGTCAAAGGCACATCTTTATACAGGCTGTGGAAGCTGGGCAGGTATACTCCACTTGATACTGAAGAGACTGTGGATCTTATCGCATATTTCATGAAAAATATGCCACCTTGGATACGCGTACAGAGAATGCAACGTGATATCCCTGTGAAATTTATAGAAGCAGGCGTAAAGCGAAGTGACCTAAGAAATCTCGTTATGGACAGATTGAGGGAAGAGGGAATAAAGACTTGGGAAATAAGGACCAGGGAGATTGGACACAAGAGATCTATGGTGAAATACATGCAAATCACTAGGCATGATTATGAGGCTTCAAATGGAAAGGAGATATTTCTTTCCATCGAGGACGAGGAACACATTTACGGTTATCTTCGGTTAAGAATACCAAGCGAGAATGCACACAGACAGGAGGTCCGCGACAGCTCAATCGTGAGGGAAATTAAGGTACTTGGCGACGTGGTTCCAATAGGACTTCACGAAGAGGAGCAATGGCAACATCACGGTTTTGGAACTAACCTAATGAAAGAAGCCGAAAGGATTTCAAGGGAGGAATTTGGTAGAATGAGAGTTTTGGTAATAAGCGGAATTGGAGCTCGCGAGTACTTCAGAAAACTCGGTTATGAACGACTAGGTCCGTACATGGCAAAAGACGTGCCAGAATTAATGTAA
- a CDS encoding adenosine monophosphate-protein transferase, whose translation METKIKAVSLEVPEDSNIILGYSHFIKTVEDLNEIIKTYVPQAKYALAFSEASGDRLLRFEGNDRHLIEVALENLKKLSAGHTFLIILKNAFPISILDAIKNCQEVGRIFAATSNPVDVILAEIERGCGILGVIDGYSPLGIEDATQRSKRIKLLREIGYKS comes from the coding sequence ATGGAAACGAAAATTAAGGCAGTGAGTTTAGAAGTACCGGAAGATTCCAACATAATACTCGGATATTCTCATTTCATAAAGACCGTTGAGGATTTAAATGAAATCATTAAAACATACGTCCCACAGGCAAAATACGCTCTAGCATTTTCGGAAGCTTCTGGCGATAGACTCCTCAGATTCGAGGGCAACGATCGCCACTTAATAGAGGTGGCTTTGGAGAATCTTAAAAAATTATCTGCAGGACATACCTTCTTAATTATATTGAAAAACGCATTTCCCATCAGTATTCTTGATGCGATCAAGAATTGTCAGGAAGTTGGAAGAATATTTGCTGCAACAAGCAATCCAGTGGATGTAATCCTTGCGGAAATCGAGAGGGGATGTGGGATCCTCGGAGTAATCGATGGCTACTCTCCCTTGGGTATAGAAGATGCCACGCAGAGAAGCAAAAGGATAAAACTACTTAGAGAGATAGGATACAAGAGTTAG
- a CDS encoding GNAT family N-acetyltransferase, whose translation MKNSFEIRRLERSDFEQATDLLLRQKRINGEFDSAFLTSDKAKEDVIKHLESKVEKHDEHIALVATSSKKVVGIICVDIMKRMYYTPDKEARITDFYVMPEFRRKDVARTIYNKLVQMLKEYHVNLVSAEFPSRNPMALAFYESLGFREMISTYGKLISED comes from the coding sequence TTGAAAAACAGTTTTGAAATAAGAAGGCTCGAAAGGAGTGATTTTGAACAAGCCACAGATCTATTATTGCGCCAGAAGAGGATAAATGGAGAATTTGATTCCGCGTTTCTGACATCGGATAAAGCCAAAGAAGACGTTATTAAGCACCTGGAATCAAAAGTTGAAAAACATGATGAACATATCGCTCTTGTTGCCACGTCTTCAAAAAAGGTCGTAGGCATCATATGTGTCGATATAATGAAGAGAATGTACTACACGCCAGACAAAGAAGCAAGAATAACAGATTTTTACGTAATGCCAGAGTTCAGGAGAAAAGACGTTGCCAGAACCATTTACAATAAACTAGTCCAGATGCTAAAAGAGTACCACGTAAACCTTGTTTCAGCGGAATTCCCTTCCCGAAATCCAATGGCTCTTGCTTTCTATGAAAGCTTGGGTTTCAGAGAAATGATTAGTACCTATGGTAAGCTAATCAGCGAAGACTAG
- a CDS encoding NADP-dependent malic enzyme, translating into MDSNASRTAKFDELAIVYSEYYKGKIQTIPKVPVRHLSDFSFWYTPGVAAVSLKIAKEIDLSFEMTGKWNNVAIITDGTRVLGIGNVGPEASLPVMEGKALIFNFLGGVNATPVPIRVHSKDEFIATAKALEPSFGGFNLEDIESPKCFFILEELQKSLSIPTWHDDQLGTACISLAGLFNSLKLTNRKIEEAKIILMGSGAANIATAFLLFAAGAKPGNILMTDSHGILEPERSDMDKLMLNNPWKYQLAIKTNSERLKGPEEYAFKGADVVIAASKPGPGTIKPEWIRSMNTDAIVFALANPNPEIWPDDALANGAKIVATGRSDFHNQVNNSLVFPGVFRGILDARSRGVNFDVMVSASKEIADFVKEPSPEKIVPSMDEWELYPTVASAVAYKTVELGLARKIDSREGFRKTASEIIETNRKLYLKVLDDKLIKDLPGGGK; encoded by the coding sequence ATGGATAGCAATGCTTCTCGGACTGCTAAATTTGATGAGTTGGCAATAGTCTATTCAGAATACTATAAAGGAAAAATACAGACTATCCCGAAGGTTCCGGTTAGGCATCTCAGCGACTTCTCTTTTTGGTACACCCCGGGAGTTGCGGCGGTCTCTCTTAAAATTGCAAAAGAAATAGATCTTTCTTTTGAAATGACAGGCAAATGGAATAATGTTGCGATTATAACTGACGGAACAAGGGTACTGGGAATTGGAAATGTTGGGCCTGAAGCATCTCTTCCGGTTATGGAGGGAAAAGCCCTAATATTCAATTTTCTTGGGGGAGTTAATGCCACGCCTGTGCCGATTCGCGTTCACAGTAAAGATGAATTTATTGCAACGGCAAAGGCGCTCGAGCCTTCGTTTGGTGGCTTTAATCTTGAGGATATAGAATCCCCAAAGTGCTTTTTCATTCTTGAAGAGCTTCAAAAATCATTATCTATTCCTACGTGGCATGATGATCAGCTTGGAACCGCATGCATAAGTCTTGCTGGGTTGTTCAACAGCCTTAAGCTAACAAATAGAAAGATCGAGGAAGCAAAGATTATTCTAATGGGCTCCGGAGCGGCGAACATCGCAACGGCATTTTTATTATTTGCAGCAGGTGCAAAACCTGGAAACATTTTAATGACGGATTCGCATGGTATACTGGAACCGGAAAGGAGCGACATGGATAAGTTAATGCTTAATAATCCATGGAAGTACCAGTTAGCTATTAAGACGAATTCTGAAAGATTAAAAGGGCCTGAAGAATATGCATTCAAGGGCGCAGATGTAGTGATTGCAGCATCAAAGCCCGGTCCAGGAACAATCAAACCTGAGTGGATAAGATCAATGAACACCGATGCTATAGTTTTTGCTCTGGCAAACCCTAATCCGGAGATCTGGCCGGATGACGCCCTGGCTAATGGTGCCAAGATCGTGGCAACCGGCAGAAGTGATTTTCATAATCAGGTAAATAACAGTTTGGTGTTTCCGGGCGTCTTCAGGGGTATACTTGATGCCCGGTCCAGAGGCGTGAATTTCGATGTAATGGTTTCGGCCTCAAAAGAAATCGCCGACTTCGTAAAGGAACCTTCTCCTGAAAAGATTGTTCCTTCTATGGACGAATGGGAACTTTATCCTACTGTCGCCTCAGCAGTCGCATATAAGACTGTAGAACTAGGTCTCGCAAGGAAAATAGACAGTAGAGAAGGGTTCAGAAAAACCGCTTCGGAAATTATTGAGACAAACAGGAAATTATACTTGAAGGTCCTTGATGATAAATTAATCAAGGATTTACCTGGAGGAGGAAAATAA
- a CDS encoding GNAT family N-acetyltransferase, producing MELNNVKLDWNGILDKQINKLEEKYPENNIRQAYSQIISLLNENKIKSRVITNGKSVICYSFMIDYSGFIDRLYAVLGFEDESYVDAARAENLLTWIESEARKEDKSVVIGDIYNGTETISNLLGEHGFFKMERIRLELGLKDYFPTHAENFSREFNEIFSVTPASYSDAQFDAYSGEDDVLLFPSTRNERIPSTARILEGEIGKLIPEASFVLKEGEKIIAGIISVETENKNGSSRRALIADIFVDKNNRKKGLGKEILSKSLDKLKEMNFDSVILWVSLNNPARFLYFNLGFRETGYGREISYFQIKK from the coding sequence ATGGAATTGAATAACGTTAAACTGGATTGGAATGGTATACTCGATAAACAGATCAACAAATTAGAGGAAAAATATCCAGAAAACAACATCAGGCAAGCTTACAGCCAAATAATATCTCTTCTAAATGAGAATAAGATTAAATCAAGAGTTATTACAAATGGAAAAAGTGTAATTTGTTATTCATTCATGATTGATTATTCTGGTTTTATTGACAGACTTTACGCAGTCTTAGGCTTTGAAGATGAGAGTTACGTTGACGCTGCACGTGCAGAGAACCTTTTAACATGGATCGAGAGCGAAGCAAGAAAGGAGGATAAGTCCGTAGTAATAGGGGACATTTACAATGGCACCGAAACTATTTCAAATCTTTTGGGCGAGCACGGTTTCTTCAAAATGGAAAGAATCCGACTTGAACTTGGTTTAAAAGATTACTTTCCAACGCATGCCGAAAATTTTTCACGCGAATTCAACGAAATATTTTCCGTCACACCTGCCTCATATTCCGATGCACAATTTGACGCATATAGCGGTGAAGATGACGTTCTTCTTTTTCCATCCACAAGAAATGAGCGAATACCCTCCACTGCTCGTATTCTGGAAGGGGAAATAGGAAAATTAATCCCCGAAGCGAGTTTTGTTCTGAAGGAGGGTGAAAAGATTATCGCTGGAATAATAAGCGTCGAGACTGAAAATAAGAACGGTTCAAGCAGACGTGCCCTGATAGCCGATATATTTGTTGATAAAAATAATAGAAAAAAAGGCCTAGGAAAAGAAATTCTATCCAAGTCCCTGGACAAACTTAAAGAAATGAACTTTGATTCCGTGATTCTCTGGGTCTCGTTAAACAACCCCGCAAGATTCCTTTACTTTAACCTTGGATTTAGGGAGACGGGTTACGGCAGGGAGATTTCCTATTTCCAGATTAAAAAATGA
- the glgB gene encoding 1,4-alpha-glucan branching protein GlgB yields MQESQLQDIVNFTDPSPLETLGLHPFNGGYVIRAYLPIAKNAWIKIGSEKQPMNSLGNGIFTFETSKNHREYKILYEDSSKFVHEIHDPYNFGTSLTEYDIFLYKEGRLFKGYTTFGAHLITENGVPGVRFIVWAPSGIAVSVIGNFNHWTVGMNPMTNVKSSGIWELFVPNIGENEYYKYAIKTSSGKVNVRTDPYAFFTEPRPRTASIVVNLHFVWTDSEWIEGKPMNSLHRPMSIYEIHLGSWHRKNGGFMNYRDIADLLVVYLEEAGFNFVEFLPVMEHPLDISWGYQTLNYFAPTARYGTPDDFMYLVNKLHENGIGIILDWVPAHFPDDEFGLSMYDGTHLYDYSDPRKGRTPDWGTNVFDFGKNEVRNFLISSALFWFDFYHVDGIRVDAVTSMLYLDFSRKEWIPNKYGGNINLEAVSFLQELNKQLHTYFPSNVTIAEESSSYGSVTSPVEFGGLGFDYKWNMGWMHDTLDFFATDPLFRKDRINALTFSISYAFSEKYILPISHDEVVYGKKSLFGKMPGNNLSNVRLFLSYMFSYPGKKLLFMGNEFAQSVEWNVLSELKWREFKERERQDLYRMVGELNRLYVEYSAFHYDDSHDGFEWVDFNDKENTVISFLRKSPEDEILCIFNMTPVMRENYCIGVNRDSYYGELFNSDLMRYGGTGIHNGEVHSSSRPFHNRKFSIEITLPPLAGLFFRCKNDK; encoded by the coding sequence ATGCAAGAATCACAGCTTCAAGACATTGTAAATTTCACAGACCCTTCCCCACTTGAAACCCTGGGCTTGCATCCGTTCAACGGAGGATATGTGATTCGAGCTTATCTCCCTATTGCGAAAAATGCATGGATCAAAATCGGGTCTGAAAAACAGCCTATGAATAGCTTGGGAAACGGAATTTTTACGTTTGAAACATCAAAGAATCACAGGGAGTATAAGATCCTTTACGAGGACTCAAGCAAGTTCGTCCATGAAATTCATGATCCATATAATTTTGGCACATCGTTGACGGAGTACGACATATTCCTTTACAAAGAGGGAAGACTCTTCAAAGGATACACAACATTCGGGGCGCATCTAATAACTGAAAATGGAGTACCCGGTGTGAGATTCATAGTATGGGCACCGAGTGGGATAGCAGTTTCTGTTATCGGTAACTTCAATCACTGGACGGTTGGAATGAATCCGATGACAAATGTAAAATCTTCTGGTATCTGGGAACTCTTTGTGCCCAACATAGGCGAAAATGAATATTATAAGTATGCCATAAAAACTTCATCTGGAAAGGTCAATGTACGAACCGATCCGTATGCATTTTTCACTGAACCTAGACCTCGGACAGCATCCATAGTTGTAAACCTTCATTTCGTCTGGACCGACAGCGAATGGATCGAAGGCAAACCTATGAATAGTTTACATAGACCTATGTCGATCTACGAGATTCATCTCGGATCGTGGCATCGCAAAAATGGCGGTTTCATGAATTATCGTGATATCGCCGATCTTCTGGTTGTGTATCTGGAAGAAGCTGGTTTTAACTTTGTAGAATTTCTGCCCGTTATGGAGCACCCGCTTGATATCTCCTGGGGGTATCAAACACTAAATTATTTTGCACCCACTGCAAGGTACGGGACACCTGATGATTTCATGTATCTGGTCAACAAACTTCATGAAAATGGCATAGGCATAATTCTTGACTGGGTCCCTGCCCATTTCCCGGATGACGAATTTGGCCTCTCCATGTACGATGGCACTCACCTTTACGATTATTCCGATCCTCGCAAGGGAAGAACACCGGATTGGGGGACCAATGTATTTGACTTTGGAAAGAATGAAGTCAGAAATTTTCTCATTTCAAGCGCGCTCTTCTGGTTCGACTTTTATCATGTTGACGGGATACGAGTTGATGCTGTGACTTCGATGCTGTACCTTGATTTCAGTCGAAAAGAGTGGATTCCGAATAAGTATGGAGGGAATATTAATTTAGAAGCAGTTTCGTTCCTACAGGAACTCAATAAACAGCTACATACATATTTTCCAAGTAATGTAACGATAGCTGAAGAATCCAGTTCGTATGGCAGTGTAACTTCTCCCGTAGAATTTGGAGGCCTTGGTTTTGACTATAAGTGGAACATGGGCTGGATGCATGATACGCTGGATTTTTTTGCAACAGATCCCTTGTTCAGAAAAGACAGGATAAATGCTCTTACGTTTTCAATATCCTATGCTTTCAGTGAGAAGTACATACTGCCAATTTCGCATGACGAGGTGGTGTACGGGAAAAAATCCCTCTTCGGGAAAATGCCAGGAAACAACCTCTCTAATGTCAGGCTTTTCCTGTCCTATATGTTCTCATATCCAGGAAAGAAACTGCTGTTCATGGGAAATGAATTTGCTCAATCCGTTGAGTGGAATGTCCTCTCCGAACTCAAATGGAGGGAGTTCAAGGAAAGGGAGAGGCAAGACCTATACAGGATGGTCGGGGAGCTGAATAGGTTATATGTGGAATACTCTGCTTTTCACTACGATGATAGCCATGATGGTTTTGAGTGGGTCGATTTTAATGACAAGGAGAATACAGTCATCAGTTTTCTGAGAAAATCTCCTGAGGATGAGATACTTTGTATATTTAACATGACACCTGTCATGAGAGAAAATTATTGTATAGGTGTAAATCGTGACTCATACTATGGAGAATTATTCAACTCGGATCTTATGCGATATGGCGGGACAGGTATTCATAACGGTGAAGTTCATTCATCATCACGTCCCTTCCATAATAGAAAATTTTCAATCGAAATAACGCTCCCACCACTCGCGGGTTTATTTTTCAGGTGTAAAAATGACAAATAA
- a CDS encoding alpha-1,4-glucan--maltose-1-phosphate maltosyltransferase, with protein MTNNIAIENVYPEINCGSFYSKGTLGDKFDVYADVYKGGHETIAAFLKYRKSGENEWTVIPMDSLGNDRWHGSFTLERIGMYEYTIEAYLDSYFTLLKDAESWYKAGEPVETDISRIFSLLESARKQGDNNEKQFLSHVIDGTRNMGVYEVLSVLNDRVLQAIALKYQEKKELSTYKVLRVFCDRKKATFSAWYELFPRSQGKSNSVSGTFKDVEGRLDDIKRMGFDVLYLTPIHPVGTTNRRGKNGARYADRGDVGSPWAIGNSDGGHMSINSELGNLGDFEHLISEAKGRDIEIAMDMAFQCSPDHPYVKKHPEWFAHGPDGKIKYAENPPKKYFDIYPIDFGTQDKNNLYKELKRVVTFWIGKGIRIFRIDNPHTKPFDFWDYLINEIKEEYPETLFLSEAFTRKPVMYWLGKIGFSMSYTYFTWRNYDYEIRDYFNELYSDEIKQFFRPMLFTNTPDILPRSLSGKNRNAFIIRSALASTLSPLWGVYSGFELCENQPLGDSEEYLNSEKYEIRMRDWNAPGNIRDVIGRLNLIRRENEALQNFGNLRFCQNDNHNILSYVRYTRDLKNVLIIVINLNPDETQSDVIHLPFREIGMNPGTYEVIDLLDGSEYTWNGDSNYVRLIPGIRQAHIMKVIT; from the coding sequence ATGACAAATAACATTGCAATTGAGAATGTGTATCCGGAGATCAACTGTGGCTCATTCTACTCCAAAGGAACACTAGGAGATAAGTTTGACGTGTACGCTGATGTGTACAAAGGTGGACACGAAACAATTGCCGCATTTTTAAAGTACAGGAAAAGTGGCGAAAATGAATGGACTGTAATTCCCATGGATTCTCTTGGAAATGACAGGTGGCATGGTTCATTCACTCTGGAACGTATAGGGATGTATGAATACACAATAGAGGCATATTTGGATTCGTACTTCACGTTACTCAAGGACGCTGAATCATGGTATAAAGCAGGAGAACCGGTGGAAACTGATATCTCTCGAATTTTTTCTCTCTTGGAATCAGCTCGAAAACAAGGAGACAATAATGAAAAACAATTTCTCTCGCACGTCATTGATGGCACTAGGAATATGGGTGTTTATGAGGTTCTAAGTGTTCTCAATGACAGGGTCTTGCAAGCAATTGCATTGAAATATCAGGAAAAAAAGGAACTTTCCACATATAAGGTTCTCAGGGTATTTTGTGATAGAAAAAAGGCAACATTTTCTGCATGGTATGAACTCTTTCCAAGATCACAGGGAAAATCTAACAGCGTTTCCGGAACATTCAAGGATGTGGAAGGAAGACTCGATGACATAAAGAGAATGGGATTCGACGTTCTCTATCTCACACCTATTCATCCCGTTGGCACGACAAACAGGCGCGGAAAGAATGGAGCCAGGTACGCCGACAGAGGAGACGTGGGGAGTCCATGGGCAATCGGGAACTCCGATGGTGGGCACATGAGCATTAATAGCGAGTTAGGCAACCTAGGGGATTTTGAACATCTTATCTCCGAAGCAAAGGGAAGAGATATTGAGATCGCCATGGATATGGCTTTTCAGTGCTCACCAGATCATCCTTATGTAAAGAAGCATCCGGAATGGTTCGCGCATGGACCGGATGGGAAAATCAAGTACGCAGAAAACCCACCAAAAAAGTATTTCGACATTTACCCTATAGATTTTGGAACACAGGATAAAAACAACCTCTATAAAGAACTGAAGAGGGTAGTAACCTTCTGGATCGGTAAAGGTATCAGGATTTTTAGGATCGATAATCCGCATACGAAGCCATTTGATTTTTGGGATTACCTCATCAACGAGATTAAGGAGGAATACCCAGAAACACTCTTTCTATCAGAGGCCTTTACCAGAAAACCTGTAATGTACTGGCTTGGAAAAATAGGTTTCTCTATGTCATACACATATTTTACATGGAGAAATTATGACTATGAGATTCGTGACTATTTCAATGAACTTTATTCTGATGAGATTAAACAGTTCTTCAGGCCTATGTTATTCACAAACACTCCAGACATACTCCCGCGGTCTCTCTCTGGAAAGAATCGCAATGCCTTCATTATCAGGTCCGCTCTGGCATCAACGCTTTCTCCGTTATGGGGGGTTTACAGTGGATTTGAATTGTGCGAAAATCAACCGTTGGGAGATTCTGAGGAATATCTGAACTCAGAAAAGTATGAAATAAGGATGAGAGACTGGAATGCCCCTGGCAATATTCGCGATGTCATAGGCAGGTTAAACTTAATCCGAAGGGAAAACGAAGCACTTCAAAACTTTGGAAACTTGAGATTCTGTCAAAACGACAATCACAATATTCTCTCTTACGTACGTTATACCCGTGATCTTAAAAATGTGCTGATAATCGTTATAAATCTAAATCCTGACGAGACTCAGAGCGATGTAATACATCTCCCGTTTAGGGAAATAGGTATGAATCCGGGAACGTATGAAGTTATTGATCTACTCGATGGTAGCGAATACACATGGAATGGTGATTCCAACTATGTTCGCCTGATACCCGGAATCAGGCAGGCCCATATAATGAAGGTGATAACATAA
- the treS gene encoding maltose alpha-D-glucosyltransferase has product MLNGEKLWYRDAVFYELHVKGYYDSTNDGTGDFRGLSMKLDYLKDLGIDAIWLLPFYKSPLRDDGYDISDYYSIQPEYGNLEDFKNFIEKSHSLGIRVIADLVLNHVSDQNEWFQESKSSRNSKKRDWFIWTDDPTKFSEARIIFVDSERSNWAYEPVTQQYYFHRFYSHQPDLNYDNPEVRDEVKNIVRFWLKIGLDGFRADAVPFLFKREGTNCENLPETHNFFKELRKMMDEEFPGTILLAEANEWPTETKKYFGNGDEFHMAFNFPLMPRIFVALAKRDGFPIIDIIEQTKGIPENCDWCIFLRNHDELTLEMVTDEERDIMYKEYVKIPKMKLNIGIRRRLAPLLDNDRSTIELVNALIFSLPGTPIIYYGDEIGMGDNIYLGDRNGVRTPMQWSYDRNAGFSYADAEQLYSPVITNPNFSYESVNVEGESRISSSLLNWMKKIIGVRKDYRELLGRGDIQFISQKNKRVLVYIRKYKDQRMLCIFNLSRRHTYVEIDLSEYKGLKPVEAFTKSYFPRIGDLPYFFTLHPRSFFWLNLTVPSFDDSMDFDGDE; this is encoded by the coding sequence ATGCTTAACGGCGAAAAATTATGGTACAGGGATGCTGTTTTTTATGAACTGCACGTAAAAGGGTATTATGATTCCACAAATGACGGCACCGGGGATTTCAGAGGTCTCTCCATGAAACTGGACTATCTTAAGGACCTTGGAATCGATGCCATATGGCTATTGCCATTCTATAAGTCTCCATTAAGGGACGACGGGTATGACATTTCCGATTACTATTCGATCCAACCGGAATATGGCAATCTAGAAGATTTCAAGAATTTCATAGAGAAGTCGCATTCACTTGGCATAAGAGTCATTGCAGACCTGGTGCTGAATCATGTTTCGGACCAAAATGAGTGGTTCCAGGAGTCAAAATCCTCGCGTAATTCAAAGAAACGGGACTGGTTCATCTGGACAGATGATCCCACAAAGTTTAGTGAGGCCAGAATAATTTTCGTTGATTCAGAAAGATCAAACTGGGCCTATGAACCCGTTACACAGCAATATTACTTTCACAGGTTCTACTCTCACCAACCAGATCTTAATTATGATAACCCTGAGGTTCGGGACGAGGTAAAAAATATTGTAAGATTCTGGTTGAAGATTGGCCTTGACGGATTCAGGGCAGATGCGGTTCCGTTCCTCTTCAAGAGAGAAGGGACAAACTGTGAAAATCTCCCTGAGACCCATAACTTTTTTAAAGAGTTACGGAAAATGATGGATGAAGAATTTCCTGGAACAATACTCCTGGCTGAAGCAAATGAGTGGCCGACGGAAACTAAAAAGTACTTTGGAAACGGTGATGAATTTCACATGGCTTTCAATTTCCCCTTAATGCCCCGTATATTTGTTGCCCTTGCAAAGAGAGATGGTTTTCCAATAATAGACATAATTGAACAAACTAAGGGAATTCCAGAGAATTGTGACTGGTGCATCTTCCTGAGGAATCACGATGAACTTACACTTGAAATGGTGACGGACGAAGAGCGGGATATAATGTATAAGGAATACGTGAAAATACCCAAGATGAAACTCAATATCGGTATAAGGAGGCGTCTGGCACCTTTACTCGATAACGATAGGAGCACCATCGAGCTTGTTAACGCTTTGATATTTTCACTTCCTGGGACGCCTATAATATATTATGGTGACGAGATAGGTATGGGTGATAACATTTACCTCGGAGACAGAAATGGTGTAAGGACGCCCATGCAGTGGTCATATGATAGGAACGCAGGTTTCTCTTACGCGGATGCAGAACAGCTTTACAGCCCAGTAATAACGAACCCTAATTTCAGTTACGAGAGCGTGAATGTTGAGGGCGAAAGTAGAATTTCTTCCTCACTTCTTAACTGGATGAAAAAGATAATTGGCGTCAGGAAGGACTATCGTGAACTGCTTGGCCGTGGCGATATACAGTTTATCAGCCAGAAGAATAAGAGAGTTTTAGTTTATATAAGGAAGTATAAGGACCAGCGTATGCTTTGCATATTTAATCTTTCAAGGAGACACACATATGTGGAAATCGATCTTTCTGAATACAAGGGACTGAAACCCGTTGAAGCATTTACAAAATCCTATTTCCCTAGGATTGGAGATCTTCCATATTTCTTTACATTACATCCTAGAAGCTTTTTCTGGCTGAATTTGACTGTGCCTTCGTTTGACGATTCAATGGACTTTGATGGAGATGAATGA